From a single Pseudomonadota bacterium genomic region:
- a CDS encoding CBS domain-containing protein, with product MKVEDILRTKGAHVVTVGADETIAAAAKLLMRERIGAIVVCDAHQRPRAVLSERDIVHGLSTHGAEVMHMPIDALMHINVVICSPQDSLLKVMAMMTDRRVRHLPVTDKDGRLCGIVSVGDAVKGRMEEIEAEASALRDYIGTA from the coding sequence ATGAAAGTAGAAGATATTCTTCGAACCAAGGGCGCGCACGTCGTCACGGTCGGCGCGGATGAGACGATCGCCGCTGCCGCCAAGCTGCTGATGCGGGAGCGTATCGGCGCGATTGTCGTCTGCGATGCTCACCAACGCCCGCGGGCGGTGCTCTCCGAGCGCGATATCGTGCACGGGCTTTCCACGCACGGTGCGGAAGTGATGCATATGCCGATCGACGCATTGATGCACATTAACGTCGTGATCTGCAGCCCTCAAGACTCCCTGCTCAAGGTCATGGCGATGATGACGGACCGCCGCGTCCGGCACCTCCCCGTCACCGATAAGGACGGGCGGCTGTGCGGGATTGTAAGCGTGGGTGACGCCGTGAAAGGCCGCATGGAAGAAATCGAAGCTGAGGCGAGCGCGCTCCGGGACTACATCGGCACGGCCTGA